Genomic window (Nymphaea colorata isolate Beijing-Zhang1983 chromosome 1, ASM883128v2, whole genome shotgun sequence):
CAACCCCTCATCATCTTGAAATTTCTCCACATAAAGAAATTACTCTGTTGTTTCTGTTCGTCTTCCAAGACGTAGCCGACTATCTACAGGAAGCGAAAGTTTCAACTAAACATTTCCCTCTACCAACCAATGGATGCTAATTAGATAATTCGCAAGCGGACTGTTCTAAAACGCCTGTTCAATTTCACTGAAGTTCAGTTTAAGGCCTACGAATCGAAATTATATATCTATTATGTGAATTATTTCTACCAGTTTAAGTGCGAATCATTTCTTATCGAAAGTGAAAACTTTTCAATGGACATTTGCAAAcgtagaagaagaaaatctgTACATCATCTCCTGTCATCTTGTCTGCTTCTCATTGAACAACGAAAGAAGCCTCCATGACTCTGTTCTTATCATTCTAAAGTCTAGCCTTTTCTTTTAgtaaaatatgaagaagaaaaaccctTCAAGTTAACTCAAAACTCGGATCATAGTCTCATAATTCCAATAGGCAGGTTTAGCAATATTTTAATCCACTATCATTGCACAACCAACCTTGGGACATGTGCTCACAGCATCAAACTATTCATTTTTAGTTGTAGAAAGTGATTGCCATGTTTGGCTCATGATGGGAAAAAGAACAAAGGCGCCACCAACCTAATAGTGACCAATGACGGATGTTGAATCCTTTCTCCTTtcccatacatatatatatacaatgctGTTGTCATTTGGTAATTGGTAGTCATGAATAAGAACGGCATCTTTACCAACCTATTGCTATGTCTCTTGATCCTACAGTAATGTTTCTGAaatctagaaaataaaaaataaaaaaattaggtaCTTTTAACGAAATAGAGATCACattaagatttttaattttacaatatCAAACACTGGAAAAACTTGTCCAACCCAAGTGTTTACATTGATCAGTTCTTCGTTTgccagttttttttaatgcataacTCCGAATGCTAAGCGTTTAATAATACTTAAGGTATACTTCGTACATGCGAGGGAGCTGAACATACCATAGTAGTCCACAAGTTTCGTTTGCTAAGAAAAAATGGTGGGCCATGAAACTAAGCTGGCCTTTACCTATAATATGCACTTAGTCTGATGTTGATTATTTTTCTATAAAAGCTTGATATAAAAGTCATGCTTTACCCTCCGGAAATCGACTACTAATCTCGAGCGAAAGGCCTTACTAGAATTTGGATCGGTATAGACTGCCTATGTCTCATAATTGAATTATACCCAATCCAAATCCAGGACGGACTTCCAAGAGTTGGATATCTGAGCTCAAGTAACTGGAGATATTGTATATGGATTTCATAACCTTCGAATTCTGGCATTTTAGATCGCTGTGTTCCGTTGTCTTTAAGACATCCTATTTAGTAAAAATCTGAATAATTTACTTAGGAATTACATTTACATTGGGCGATTTTTGTACAATATTCGTATATTCTAGAATGAATGCATCCGGGAACATAGTAGCATTCTTCATCCGATCTATCTATTTCTATTAATTAATAGTAAAAACCGGTCAAGTTCAGTCCACGTCTAGGAATGACTACATCCGACTAGTAAGAATGATAAAGTGGTCAGCAATCAATCTTCTTTCCTTAGCCAAATCCAACCACCAAAAAATTGGATTGAGATCGGACGTCGAATTCATTGGCATACCTTCCAACTAATCCAAACCGGGTTTTGATCGGAGATCGATCCAAATCGGATCTGGCGTCGTTGTTTTCAAAATTAGGATCGGGTATCAAGCTAATTTGACCCGTTTGAATCTATAGTGGATTGACGCGGACGTCTGAGGCGAGGTAGGTCACCCGTCCTCCTGGGGTCTCCGGCCCTCGGCCCATAAGAGTCATACCCACTTCTCCGACCACTGCGCCCCTTTCCTCTGTCCGCTACCACCACCTTCTCTCCTCCACCTCTGCCACAGAGTTCCGCCGCCATGACGAAGGCAGACTGCGGCCAGCACGACGACGAGAAGAAGAAGCTCTACCGCCGCATCATTTGGGTAGTCCTCATCTTCCTAGGCCTTGTCCTCCTCACCATCCTGATCATCTACCTCGTCCTCCTCCCATCGAAGCCGTCCTTCGTGCTCCAGGACGCCTCCGTCGTGCAGATGAAGGCCACCGGCCCCGGCCTCATCACCTCCGCCATTCAGGCGACAATCGTGGCTCACAACCCCAACAACCGCATCGGCATCTTCTACGACCGCATCGAGACCAACGTCGCCTACCTCAACCAGCAGATCACCCCGTCGGTGATGCTCCCTCAGACCTACCAGTCCCCCGACGAGTCCTGCGTCTGGACGCCGCTCATCTGCGGAACCGACGTGCCCGCCGCCCCGTACGTCATCGCCTCCATCCAGCAGGCGCCCAACTACGCCTCCGGCTCGTTCTCCGTCCGCATCGCAGGCAAGCTCCGGTGGCAGGTCGGCAGCTGGACGTCCAGCCACTACGGCTTCTACGTCCAGTGCGACGCCTACCTCCCCCTCTCCGGCGGTCGGGGGCCCCACAACTTTCTCCCATCTTACCCCTGCCGCACCGATGTGTGGTCGCAGCCATGACATCTCCCCCTAAAAGTATAGAAGGTGGTGGATGAAGGTAAATGAAGAATATATAGTCTGCTTTTGCTTGTTCCATGTAATCTGTAAAACTCTTTCTCACCTTTCAAGTTCTGTTCTAGAACACCAATGATTCTTAATAAATTTTATAGGGAAATTTCTAATGGTCCTTTGTTTATGTTCTTTCTaacttcatcttcctttttcattttccatgaTTTTGATTACTTTGTCCGGTCTCCAAGTTTTGAAATGTGGGATTTAGGCAAATTGATCgtccaacattttctttctcccttgttCCCCTGAAACAGTTCTTGACCTCGAGGgcaagaaaaaagaggaaagaactTTGACCTCTTGAACATATCACCTCAAATTGAGAGACTTGGTCGATCACTCAACCGTATGAAACCCTGAATCTGTTCCCCTGTTCCCAAAGTCCTAACACACAAGCAAAAGGTCGACGTCCACTAAGACTTAAACTAATAACTGGTTGTTCACCGGTTGCTGACCCACCTAAGTTCGCCAAACACCTCGGGATatccattttcttttacttgGCAGTCATGTTCTCTTTTCACTTGGAAAAAAGTTTActataaagaaacaaatgaaacatTTCGTTATCTTATATAATCTCTTTTAGTGGCGGCTTTACTGAGCACCAACGACAATATGCCTATCGTTTCGCGAGAAACAAGGTGCTGGCGACCAATTGTAAggcaactttctctctctatctctcctgATCGGGATCATAGTTGTCCGGCTCTTAGTTTTCGGCGACACAAATACCTAACTTTTGACCTCTAATTTGAAAGTCTCGACTTCAGATTACCAAAGCAAAAGAACAGCGCCGTGAGGTGAGAAGAAATGGAAGATGGCGAAGTGAATTTGAAGGAGTGATTAATTTGAGAAGAGAATAAGAGGGAGGTTACCCGCTAATGACGCCTTAATTAAGAGAAGCATTTCGTGGTCATAATTTTAGTCGGCTTTCGTATTCCAAACGCTAAAATTGGTCCCACTTTCGCAAGGATGGATTCTTTTGTCCTATTGAAACCGGCAGATGGTTCCTTCCAAGTCCCACTTTCCTCGATCTTTTCTATCCCCCGACGTAGAAAAGAGGTtgaacttttcattttcaggaacCGCTTTTCAGAAACAAGCCTCACACGCCTTTTAAATTTCCGAGAAGGCGCGTCACTTTGTTGATAATTGCCaaataatgaagaaatcccTGAACGGAGCGACAAATGCACGTTATTTATCATATCCCACGATTTTATTAAAAGATGTTGACTTGTGGTAAACTTTTAAATTTCTTGCTCTTTTATGATGCAACTACTCAAATTCTGGTGTGCCCCTCCCCCGTTTGAAGAAGAAGTGGGGAGGGAG
Coding sequences:
- the LOC116249941 gene encoding NDR1/HIN1-like protein 1, translating into MTKADCGQHDDEKKKLYRRIIWVVLIFLGLVLLTILIIYLVLLPSKPSFVLQDASVVQMKATGPGLITSAIQATIVAHNPNNRIGIFYDRIETNVAYLNQQITPSVMLPQTYQSPDESCVWTPLICGTDVPAAPYVIASIQQAPNYASGSFSVRIAGKLRWQVGSWTSSHYGFYVQCDAYLPLSGGRGPHNFLPSYPCRTDVWSQP